Proteins encoded within one genomic window of Amycolatopsis sp. 2-15:
- a CDS encoding ParB/RepB/Spo0J family partition protein yields MNSASVRDFKLSTIGNESQLTGSVKTSALMDIGLLQLSGSLRVDGEDPVHVRLLADVEGELPPILIHRQTMRVLDGRHRLRAAMLRGEEKIAVTFFDGDENQAFIMGVRANVMHGLPLSLADRRAAAARIIKAHAEWSDRAIAAVSGLSADTVGAIRRCSTDGSGQLNKRVGRDGKTRPVDPTVGRLRAAELFTAKPDASLREVAREAGIAAGTARDVRERIRKGLEPTRGSEGHRAVDSEKDQVRISSKSGPESSLAGLEQVLAILQDLRKDPSLRFNDSGRRVLHLLDQHALTREDKSVLVSGAPPHCAIVIARLAQAYSTVWKALAEEIAQQVKTLAV; encoded by the coding sequence GTGAATTCGGCTTCGGTTCGAGACTTCAAGCTGTCGACAATTGGCAACGAGTCGCAGTTGACCGGATCAGTGAAAACTTCCGCGCTGATGGACATCGGGTTGCTGCAACTTTCTGGATCGTTGCGCGTAGACGGTGAAGATCCGGTGCATGTCCGGTTGCTGGCAGATGTCGAGGGAGAACTTCCGCCGATCCTGATCCATCGACAGACTATGCGCGTCTTGGACGGACGACATCGATTGCGGGCGGCAATGCTGCGCGGGGAAGAAAAGATTGCCGTCACGTTCTTTGACGGTGATGAGAACCAGGCGTTCATCATGGGCGTCAGGGCGAACGTCATGCATGGCCTTCCTCTGTCGTTGGCTGACCGGCGGGCTGCCGCGGCTCGAATAATCAAGGCTCATGCCGAGTGGTCGGATCGCGCGATCGCGGCGGTGTCCGGTTTGTCGGCCGATACGGTCGGTGCGATCAGGCGGTGCTCAACTGATGGTTCCGGGCAGTTGAACAAGCGTGTCGGCCGGGACGGAAAGACGCGGCCAGTAGATCCGACGGTGGGGCGGCTGCGGGCGGCTGAGTTGTTCACTGCCAAGCCGGACGCATCGCTGCGCGAGGTAGCGAGGGAGGCGGGTATCGCCGCGGGTACGGCCAGGGATGTCAGGGAACGGATACGGAAGGGACTGGAACCGACTCGAGGCTCCGAGGGGCATCGGGCGGTCGATTCGGAAAAGGACCAGGTACGCATTTCTTCGAAGTCGGGCCCGGAGTCTTCGCTGGCGGGACTGGAGCAAGTGCTGGCTATACTGCAGGACTTGAGGAAGGATCCGTCGCTACGGTTCAATGATTCCGGACGACGTGTTTTGCATCTGCTCGATCAGCACGCGCTGACAAGGGAGGACAAGTCTGTCCTGGTGTCGGGTGCGCCGCCGCATTGTGCGATTGTGATCGCGAGGCTCGCTCAGGCTTACTCGACCGTGTGGAAGGCATTGGCAGAGGAGATCGCGCAGCAGGTGAAAACTCTGGCGGTTTGA
- a CDS encoding citrate/2-methylcitrate synthase, with product MPSRKTRLEMTAPGGDYLTTAEAAKRLGVKTQTVYAYVSRGMLRRVRVTGQRTSMFVRAEVDGLARRSRESSRPAGSIERVASALTLIKDDELYFRGRRATDLIASESAESVASLLWTGECVADPGFVASSRGIARARTASAGLPESAHLADGLRVGVIALGAADPARDDFTPASVIRMAREMIGAVVDALPGPPGSGGIADRLALKLCGRPGAVPVLGSALMLLADHGLAASTVAARIAASTGAHPYATVSTGLSALDGPHHGSASTSAYRFLGEELGNRSGRQRYRAGRLPVPGFGHRVYRKRDPRAEALLRMLPGSRVTETVDRIVAKLGGRQNTFPNVDLALAAISHTYSMRQDAGEVVFAIARMVGFVAHAIEEYQEPRMRFRPAGIYAGPAAVGYANEV from the coding sequence ATGCCGTCCCGGAAGACGCGGCTCGAGATGACTGCACCGGGCGGCGACTACTTGACCACGGCCGAGGCGGCGAAGAGGCTGGGAGTCAAGACGCAAACGGTTTACGCCTATGTCAGCCGGGGTATGCTCCGCCGGGTCCGGGTGACGGGACAGCGCACGAGCATGTTCGTCCGGGCGGAGGTGGACGGGCTGGCGCGTCGGTCGCGGGAGAGCAGCAGGCCAGCAGGTTCGATCGAGCGGGTCGCCAGCGCTCTCACCCTCATCAAAGACGACGAACTTTACTTCCGGGGTCGGCGGGCGACCGATCTCATCGCCTCAGAGTCCGCTGAGTCTGTCGCGTCCCTTCTGTGGACCGGTGAGTGCGTCGCGGACCCAGGATTCGTCGCCTCCTCGCGAGGTATCGCACGGGCGCGGACCGCATCAGCTGGGCTACCCGAGTCAGCACATCTCGCTGACGGTTTGCGAGTTGGCGTTATCGCGCTCGGCGCGGCTGATCCAGCGCGTGACGACTTCACGCCCGCTTCAGTGATCCGGATGGCGCGCGAGATGATCGGTGCGGTGGTCGACGCGCTGCCTGGACCGCCCGGCAGCGGTGGTATCGCGGACCGGCTGGCCCTGAAATTGTGCGGGCGTCCGGGCGCGGTCCCGGTTCTCGGCAGCGCGCTGATGCTGCTAGCCGACCACGGCCTGGCCGCGTCGACCGTGGCTGCGAGGATCGCCGCCAGCACAGGGGCACATCCCTACGCGACAGTTTCGACTGGCTTGAGTGCGTTGGACGGTCCTCACCACGGTAGTGCGAGCACGTCGGCATATCGATTCCTCGGCGAGGAGTTGGGCAATCGCTCGGGTCGACAGCGATACCGGGCTGGGCGGCTTCCGGTCCCCGGGTTCGGCCACCGGGTCTACCGCAAAAGGGATCCCCGCGCAGAAGCTCTTCTGCGGATGCTTCCCGGCAGCCGTGTCACTGAGACTGTCGACCGGATCGTCGCGAAGCTGGGCGGCCGTCAGAACACTTTCCCGAACGTGGACCTCGCGCTAGCGGCGATTTCGCACACCTATTCGATGAGGCAGGATGCGGGCGAGGTCGTTTTCGCGATCGCACGTATGGTCGGTTTCGTCGCGCACGCGATTGAGGAATATCAGGAGCCACGCATGCGGTTTCGCCCGGCGGGGATCTACGCGGGTCCTGCGGCGGTCGGGTACGCGAACGAAGTATAA
- a CDS encoding aldehyde dehydrogenase family protein, translating into MPFSKLDAPGLEHVIGDSRMPGTGHVEVTDAPDGCPLYQCPMGTASEVDFAVGCAAEQFSAWRWSTSSERSRMLGRAARFVADAADEIAGQVTLETGKTLAEAHSEVRSAARILETTAGFVPATAGTVTTDHSRKVWGLELTEPAGVVAVIGTWNMPVQVAALKISAALAAGCAVIYKPSPLAAATAGMLVDAFERAGLPVGTCAILHGGAETAQLLASHSGIAVVSVTGSELAGQELMRSAASGAKRCVLELGGKSANIVFADADLDRALQGVVTGFVRNQGAVCTAGSRILIQDEVYPQFLERLALAVEAVRVGDPFTAVDVGAVRSQEHCDALSDSLEKAVAFGAKVCAGGGQVTVPGRSGAYFRPALVAEVDQRDSLWQDELFGPVAVCAPFRDERDAISLANDSRFGLAAGIWARDLTRLERVWRELDVGTVYVNSYHRIDSVPLAASGRKMSGHGAEHGAAGIREFLASKSVHIYR; encoded by the coding sequence ATGCCTTTTTCGAAGCTCGACGCCCCTGGTCTGGAGCACGTGATCGGCGACAGCCGGATGCCGGGCACGGGACATGTCGAGGTGACCGATGCGCCCGATGGATGCCCTCTCTATCAGTGTCCGATGGGGACGGCATCCGAGGTTGACTTCGCGGTCGGCTGCGCTGCCGAACAGTTCTCCGCCTGGCGGTGGAGCACGAGCAGCGAACGATCGCGGATGCTCGGTCGAGCGGCGCGATTTGTCGCCGATGCGGCTGATGAGATCGCCGGCCAGGTCACCCTGGAGACGGGCAAGACGCTCGCCGAGGCCCATTCGGAAGTACGGTCCGCGGCACGTATTCTCGAGACCACCGCGGGGTTCGTCCCAGCGACTGCGGGAACGGTGACAACCGACCATTCGCGCAAAGTATGGGGTTTGGAACTCACCGAGCCCGCAGGTGTCGTGGCCGTGATCGGCACGTGGAATATGCCGGTTCAAGTCGCTGCGCTGAAGATCTCTGCCGCTCTCGCCGCCGGGTGCGCAGTCATTTACAAGCCTTCCCCGCTCGCTGCTGCGACCGCAGGCATGCTGGTCGACGCTTTCGAACGGGCTGGACTTCCGGTGGGCACTTGTGCGATTCTGCACGGTGGTGCCGAAACAGCGCAGCTGCTCGCGTCGCACAGCGGCATCGCCGTAGTGTCCGTCACGGGGAGCGAACTGGCCGGGCAAGAGTTGATGCGCAGCGCAGCGTCCGGGGCGAAACGCTGTGTTCTCGAACTCGGCGGGAAGAGCGCGAACATCGTGTTCGCCGATGCGGATCTCGATCGTGCGCTTCAGGGCGTAGTCACTGGATTCGTGCGGAATCAGGGAGCCGTGTGCACGGCGGGTTCCCGGATATTGATTCAAGACGAGGTCTACCCGCAGTTCCTGGAGCGGCTCGCTCTCGCAGTCGAAGCCGTCCGGGTGGGTGATCCTTTCACGGCTGTCGACGTGGGCGCGGTTCGCAGCCAGGAGCACTGCGATGCCCTCAGCGACTCGCTTGAGAAGGCGGTCGCGTTCGGCGCGAAGGTGTGTGCGGGCGGTGGACAGGTGACGGTCCCGGGACGGTCGGGTGCGTACTTCCGGCCCGCGCTGGTCGCTGAAGTCGATCAGCGTGACTCGCTATGGCAGGACGAACTGTTCGGCCCGGTTGCCGTGTGTGCGCCGTTCCGCGACGAGCGGGATGCGATCAGTCTTGCGAACGACTCGCGGTTCGGCCTCGCCGCGGGAATCTGGGCTCGCGATCTAACCCGTTTGGAGCGGGTCTGGCGCGAACTGGACGTTGGTACCGTCTACGTCAATTCCTACCACCGCATCGATTCCGTGCCGCTGGCCGCAAGCGGCAGGAAGATGTCCGGACATGGCGCTGAACACGGTGCTGCCGGAATTCGCGAGTTTCTTGCCAGCAAGAGTGTGCATATCTACCGCTGA
- a CDS encoding RraA family protein, which translates to MKEYGSSLRKIVSKVDRPSVDTVRRYEDFYSALISDVLGKHQVMHVDLAPLSPGMRFCGPAVTSLGPDLTVRRMAIDLAEPGDVLVVAAGAVRDYACFGDGTAQRMMNKPMAAAVIDGCVRDAAGIRRLGFPTFALGTTPRNYHYPASGDHGAVNVPVICGGVYVEPGDLVFGDDDGAVVVPRALAAEVADEVVERITAERALRASWTGCPPFAVEEELVRRGYSFQ; encoded by the coding sequence ATGAAAGAATACGGTAGTTCCCTGCGTAAAATAGTTTCAAAAGTGGACCGGCCCTCGGTTGACACTGTGCGGAGGTATGAAGACTTCTATTCCGCCCTGATCTCCGATGTGCTCGGCAAACACCAAGTGATGCACGTCGACCTGGCGCCGTTGAGTCCAGGTATGCGGTTTTGCGGTCCCGCGGTCACTTCGCTCGGCCCCGACCTGACTGTGCGCCGAATGGCAATCGATCTCGCTGAGCCTGGAGACGTGCTGGTCGTCGCGGCCGGCGCAGTCCGTGACTATGCTTGTTTTGGCGACGGCACCGCACAACGCATGATGAACAAACCGATGGCCGCGGCAGTCATCGACGGATGCGTCAGGGACGCTGCGGGCATCCGTCGGCTCGGCTTCCCGACCTTCGCTCTGGGGACGACGCCCCGCAACTACCACTACCCGGCCTCCGGCGATCACGGGGCTGTCAACGTTCCGGTCATCTGCGGGGGTGTCTACGTCGAGCCGGGCGACCTCGTGTTCGGCGACGATGACGGAGCCGTGGTGGTGCCGCGGGCTCTGGCCGCCGAGGTGGCCGACGAAGTCGTGGAGCGGATCACCGCGGAACGCGCACTGCGGGCCTCCTGGACCGGCTGTCCGCCGTTCGCGGTGGAGGAAGAACTGGTGCGCCGTGGCTACAGCTTCCAGTGA
- a CDS encoding SDR family NAD(P)-dependent oxidoreductase, which translates to MTGAGGGGCGTAIAIALADAGARVAVNGLEHHRPQLERLARSRLDDALYPSIADVADGEQVDRMVGEIVQQLGTPTIVVHNAGPSLPPRHVTQLSASHWRAETAVILDGAYHLARATAAGMTAGEHGRLIFISSNTAFRGGRGRSASYAAAKAGLHGLAAQLAMELAPAGITCNVVAPSQIDTPRVRRGGRRDEDSMRRAAAQIPLGRLGSADDIAGVVSFLAGPAAAYITGQVIRVDGGSALAPMATSLVKEASA; encoded by the coding sequence GTGACTGGCGCCGGTGGCGGCGGGTGCGGTACTGCGATCGCGATCGCACTGGCTGATGCGGGGGCGCGAGTGGCAGTGAACGGCCTCGAGCATCACCGGCCGCAGTTGGAACGACTCGCCAGGTCCCGGCTCGATGACGCGCTGTACCCGTCGATCGCGGACGTCGCGGACGGCGAACAGGTGGACCGGATGGTCGGCGAAATCGTGCAGCAGCTCGGAACGCCGACGATCGTCGTGCACAATGCGGGTCCGTCGCTGCCGCCAAGACACGTGACGCAGCTGTCAGCGTCGCATTGGCGCGCCGAAACCGCAGTGATCCTCGACGGCGCTTACCATCTGGCCAGGGCGACTGCTGCCGGCATGACCGCGGGGGAACACGGTCGGCTCATCTTCATCTCGTCGAACACAGCTTTCCGCGGCGGTCGAGGGCGTAGTGCCTCTTACGCGGCGGCGAAGGCCGGACTGCACGGGCTGGCGGCTCAGCTCGCGATGGAGCTGGCACCGGCGGGTATTACGTGCAATGTAGTCGCGCCTAGCCAGATCGACACTCCCCGGGTTCGCCGGGGCGGACGACGCGACGAAGACAGCATGCGCCGCGCCGCGGCACAGATACCGCTCGGCCGGCTGGGCAGCGCCGACGACATCGCCGGTGTCGTGAGCTTCCTGGCCGGCCCGGCCGCCGCCTACATCACCGGGCAAGTGATCCGGGTCGACGGCGGCTCCGCGCTTGCTCCCATGGCCACCTCGCTCGTCAAGGAGGCGTCCGCATGA